A DNA window from Capsicum annuum cultivar UCD-10X-F1 unplaced genomic scaffold, UCD10Xv1.1 ctg78564, whole genome shotgun sequence contains the following coding sequences:
- the LOC107876823 gene encoding F-box protein At3g07870-like: protein MSDYLPPNLLLEILSRLPVISLLRFRCVSKQWCSLISSPHFISIHLSLATVMATPNATATATPLFLLRHLSIRPKKQEKYSVYLHPSKTENLILVKELNFPFKTDSGNHFRVVGFCNGLFCLSDDFFRYRDTVILWNPAIRKSIILPKPRVHFGPYGPYMFCLGFGFDEKKCDFKVVRIAYLQDGNGAYTVLPPEVEVYSLSTGLWKTVKKDIRCRIVEYFYSSVYLKGAIHWVSYRKNEGGDFANRLLVFHLGDERFSEMGLPKRSGI from the exons ATGTCCGACTATTTGCCTCCTAACTTGCTACTGGAAATACTTTCCAGGCTGCCAGTCATAAGCCTTTTACGATTCAGGTGTGTATCGAAACAATGGTGTTCTCTCATATCATCTCCCCATTTCATCTCCATTCACTTATCACTTGCCACTGTTATGGCTACGCctaatgctactgctactgctactcCCCTATTCCTCCTGCGTCACCTCTCCATCAGACCCAAGAAACAAGAAAAGTACTCTGTTTACCTTCACCCTTCGAAAACCGAAAACCTCATTCTTGTTAAAGAACTCAACTTTCCATTCAAGACTGACTCAGGAAACCATTTCAGAGTTGTGGGTTTCTGTAATGGTTTGTTTTGTCTCTCTGATGATTTTTTCAGGTACAGGGATACTGTCATTCTCTGGAACCCAGCTATTCGCAAAAGTATCATTCTCCCTAAGCCTCGTGTTCATTTTGGTCCGTATGGGCCTTACATGTTTTGCCTAGGATTTGGGTTTGATGAGAAGAAGTGTGACTTTAAAGTGGTGAGGATTGCATATTTGCAGGATGGTAATGGTGCTTATACAGTATTGCCTCCTGAAGTTGAGGTCTATAGTTTAAGTACTGGATTATGGAAAACAGTTAAGAAGGATATTCGGTGTAGAATTGTTGAGTATTTCTATAGTAGTGTGTATCTGAAAGGGGCTATTCATTGGGTTTCGTATAGGAAGAATGAAGGCGGGGATTTTGCGAATAGGTTGTTGGTTTTTCATTTAGGTGATGAGAGATTTAGTGAAATGGGATTGCCCAAAAG ATcggggatctag